A genomic window from Vitis riparia cultivar Riparia Gloire de Montpellier isolate 1030 chromosome 16, EGFV_Vit.rip_1.0, whole genome shotgun sequence includes:
- the LOC117933700 gene encoding rust resistance kinase Lr10-like isoform X2, translating to MSIEGLISSLQYCRGDYQMSISLKMVFLYLCCCLTVIISSFAETGVSQDECMVSQSCSLQGPPIHFPFRLKGHQYPDHCGCSLFDLSCRERNQTILELPDSVNLLVKDINYTSQEILVQDPDNCFPRQLRNLHLASSPFQFLDDHSKPLTFFKCPSRNSTTYSNGYSVLPISCLGGPGFQVYAVYSCRSPSDTYLPSCSKMYNVAAAPYYVIESQENATQLKWTKLPHCEAEGEILGSLFLVTLVFALYRVYSSNELKRQHKIKVIKFLEDYRALKPSRYSYNDIKRITDGFKEKLGEGGYGTVYKGKLSSEILVAVKILNYSNGNGEEFINEVGTIGRIHHINVVRLIGFCSDGYRRALIYEFLSNESLEKFIFSNHSLGWEKLQDIAIGIAKGIEYLHQGCDQRILHFDIKPHNILLDHNFNPKISDFGLAKLCSKEQSAVSMSVIRGTMGYIAPEMVSRNFGNVSYKSDVYSFGMLLIEMVGGRKNIDTTVKNTSLVYFPEWVYNRLDKREELHIPIEEENDGEIAKKLLIVGLWCIQWCPTNRPSMKFIIQMLEGEGNDLSMPPNPFTSMGPTRTSPNMHQQELAVISEIE from the exons ATGTCCATTGAGGGGCTCATCAGTAGCTTGCAGTACTGCAGAGGAGACTATCAGATGAGCATTTCCTTGAAAATGGTATTCCTCTATCTGTGTTGCTGCTTGACTGTAATAATTAGTAGTTTTGCAGAGACTGGAGTGAGCCAAGATGAGTGCATGGTGTCACAGAGTTGCAGCCTCCAGGGCCCCCCCATCCATTTCCCATTCCGGCTTAAAGGCCACCAGTACCCAGACCACTGTGGCTGCTCTTTGTTTGATCTCTCCTGCAGAGAGAGGAATCAGACAATTCTAGAGCTGCCAGACTCAGTAAACCTCTTGGTGAAGGACATAAATTACACATCTCAGGAAATCCTTGTTCAGGACCCTGATAATTGCTTCCCAAGGCAGCTTCGTAATCTCCATTTAGCTTCCTCTCCCTTCCAGTTCTTGGATGATCACTCAAAGCCCCTCACCTTCTTCAAATGCCCTTCAAGAAACAGTACTACATATTCTAATGGATACTCTGTGTTACCCATCTCTTGCCTTGGAGGGCCTGGCTTCCAAGTTTATGCTGTGTATTCATGCAGAAGCCCCAGTGACACGTACCTACCATCTTGCAGCAAGATGTACAACGTCGCAGCAGCTCCTTATTACGTTATTGAGTCACAGGAAAATGCTACTCAGCTGAAATGGACCAAGTTGCCACACTGCGAAGCAGAAG GTGAAATCCTTGGTTCCCTTTTTCTTGTGACACTTGTCTTTGCACTCTACCGAGTTTATAGCTCAAATGAATTGAAAAGACAGCACAAAATAAAGGTTATAAAGTTCTTGGAAGATTACAGAGCCCTCAAGCCCTCAAGATACTCTTACAATGATATTAAGAGGATTACAGATGGGttcaaggaaaaattaggtGAAGGAGGTTATGGAACTGTCTATAAAGGAAAGCTTTCTAGTGAAATTCTTGTTGCCGTGAAGATCTTGAATTATTCTAATGGAAATGGGGAAGAGTTCATTAATGAAGTGGGAACAATAGGTAGAATCCACCATATCAATGTTGTTCGCTTGATTGGCTTCTGTTCTGATGGGTATCGAAGAGCTCTTATCTATGAGTTTTTATCAAATGAGTCGCtagaaaaattcatattttcaaaccaTTCACTTGGTTGGGAAAAGCTTCAAGATATTGCTATAGGCATAGCCAAAGGAATTGAGTATCTTCATCAAGGATGTGATCAAAGAATCCTCCATTTCGACATCAAGCCTCACAATATTTTGctagatcataattttaatcCAAAGATATCTGATTTTGGTCTAGCCAAATTGTGTTCTAAGGAGCAAAGTGCAGTTTCTATGAGTGTAATTAGGGGGACCATGGGTTATATTGCACCGGAAATGGTATCTAGGAATTTTGGCAATGTTTCCTACAAGTcagatgtttatagttttggaatgttatTGATTGAAATGGTAGGAGGAAGGAAGAATATAGACACTACGGTAAAGAACACTAGCCTAGTATATTTTCCAGAATGGGTTTATAATCGTTTGGATAAAAGGGAAGAGTTGCACATTCCGATTGAGGAAGAAAATGATGGTGAAATAGCAAAGAAACTATTAATTGTGGGACTTTGGTGCATTCAATGGTGCCCAACGAACCGTCCTtccatgaaatttattattcagATGTTAGAAGGAGAAGGAAACGATTTAAGTATGCCTCCAAACCCATTTACTTCCATGGGCCCAACAAGAACAAGTCCAAACATGCATCAACAAGAGTTGGCAGTCATATCAGAAATAGAGTAA
- the LOC117933700 gene encoding rust resistance kinase Lr10-like isoform X1: MSIEGLISSLQYCRGDYQMSISLKMVFLYLCCCLTVIISSFAETGVSQDECMVSQSCSLQGPPIHFPFRLKGHQYPDHCGCSLFDLSCRERNQTILELPDSVNLLVKDINYTSQEILVQDPDNCFPRQLRNLHLASSPFQFLDDHSKPLTFFKCPSRNSTTYSNGYSVLPISCLGGPGFQVYAVYSCRSPSDTYLPSCSKMYNVAAAPYYVIESQENATQLKWTKLPHCEAEGATKKKLIVIGEILGSLFLVTLVFALYRVYSSNELKRQHKIKVIKFLEDYRALKPSRYSYNDIKRITDGFKEKLGEGGYGTVYKGKLSSEILVAVKILNYSNGNGEEFINEVGTIGRIHHINVVRLIGFCSDGYRRALIYEFLSNESLEKFIFSNHSLGWEKLQDIAIGIAKGIEYLHQGCDQRILHFDIKPHNILLDHNFNPKISDFGLAKLCSKEQSAVSMSVIRGTMGYIAPEMVSRNFGNVSYKSDVYSFGMLLIEMVGGRKNIDTTVKNTSLVYFPEWVYNRLDKREELHIPIEEENDGEIAKKLLIVGLWCIQWCPTNRPSMKFIIQMLEGEGNDLSMPPNPFTSMGPTRTSPNMHQQELAVISEIE; encoded by the exons ATGTCCATTGAGGGGCTCATCAGTAGCTTGCAGTACTGCAGAGGAGACTATCAGATGAGCATTTCCTTGAAAATGGTATTCCTCTATCTGTGTTGCTGCTTGACTGTAATAATTAGTAGTTTTGCAGAGACTGGAGTGAGCCAAGATGAGTGCATGGTGTCACAGAGTTGCAGCCTCCAGGGCCCCCCCATCCATTTCCCATTCCGGCTTAAAGGCCACCAGTACCCAGACCACTGTGGCTGCTCTTTGTTTGATCTCTCCTGCAGAGAGAGGAATCAGACAATTCTAGAGCTGCCAGACTCAGTAAACCTCTTGGTGAAGGACATAAATTACACATCTCAGGAAATCCTTGTTCAGGACCCTGATAATTGCTTCCCAAGGCAGCTTCGTAATCTCCATTTAGCTTCCTCTCCCTTCCAGTTCTTGGATGATCACTCAAAGCCCCTCACCTTCTTCAAATGCCCTTCAAGAAACAGTACTACATATTCTAATGGATACTCTGTGTTACCCATCTCTTGCCTTGGAGGGCCTGGCTTCCAAGTTTATGCTGTGTATTCATGCAGAAGCCCCAGTGACACGTACCTACCATCTTGCAGCAAGATGTACAACGTCGCAGCAGCTCCTTATTACGTTATTGAGTCACAGGAAAATGCTACTCAGCTGAAATGGACCAAGTTGCCACACTGCGAAGCAGAAG gtgcaacaaaaaaaaagttaattgtTATAG GTGAAATCCTTGGTTCCCTTTTTCTTGTGACACTTGTCTTTGCACTCTACCGAGTTTATAGCTCAAATGAATTGAAAAGACAGCACAAAATAAAGGTTATAAAGTTCTTGGAAGATTACAGAGCCCTCAAGCCCTCAAGATACTCTTACAATGATATTAAGAGGATTACAGATGGGttcaaggaaaaattaggtGAAGGAGGTTATGGAACTGTCTATAAAGGAAAGCTTTCTAGTGAAATTCTTGTTGCCGTGAAGATCTTGAATTATTCTAATGGAAATGGGGAAGAGTTCATTAATGAAGTGGGAACAATAGGTAGAATCCACCATATCAATGTTGTTCGCTTGATTGGCTTCTGTTCTGATGGGTATCGAAGAGCTCTTATCTATGAGTTTTTATCAAATGAGTCGCtagaaaaattcatattttcaaaccaTTCACTTGGTTGGGAAAAGCTTCAAGATATTGCTATAGGCATAGCCAAAGGAATTGAGTATCTTCATCAAGGATGTGATCAAAGAATCCTCCATTTCGACATCAAGCCTCACAATATTTTGctagatcataattttaatcCAAAGATATCTGATTTTGGTCTAGCCAAATTGTGTTCTAAGGAGCAAAGTGCAGTTTCTATGAGTGTAATTAGGGGGACCATGGGTTATATTGCACCGGAAATGGTATCTAGGAATTTTGGCAATGTTTCCTACAAGTcagatgtttatagttttggaatgttatTGATTGAAATGGTAGGAGGAAGGAAGAATATAGACACTACGGTAAAGAACACTAGCCTAGTATATTTTCCAGAATGGGTTTATAATCGTTTGGATAAAAGGGAAGAGTTGCACATTCCGATTGAGGAAGAAAATGATGGTGAAATAGCAAAGAAACTATTAATTGTGGGACTTTGGTGCATTCAATGGTGCCCAACGAACCGTCCTtccatgaaatttattattcagATGTTAGAAGGAGAAGGAAACGATTTAAGTATGCCTCCAAACCCATTTACTTCCATGGGCCCAACAAGAACAAGTCCAAACATGCATCAACAAGAGTTGGCAGTCATATCAGAAATAGAGTAA